The DNA sequence aaccatttaaggtattgacttcagactTGTCTTAAAGGTTATAGATAGGCGGTGGTGatacaatgtgcagagcgcatgaagTAGGCCGGTAGgtaaaggtcaatatcacaacTTGAGCTCAAATTTGAATTCTTCacttcatattttgtgtctggagaATAACTTAATAACTAATCaaggtatttactttaaaaagttgcATATCGTAGGTAGcgataagacgatgtgcagagcatgTGAATTAGgaatgtaggtcaaaggtcaaggtcataaatggaactcaaatgaaaaatgtgtctttcatatttcgtgtccgaaGTACAAATTTGATAATCGGTTTTAGTATCCCGTTCCTCAGTATCCTGCCACCATCGCCATACAGTACCTTCCAACTCCCAATTACCTCGACATTACCCCcacacccacccccaccccactccaACAGACATACCCAAAATCAattttccttaaattttgctTCTTCCTCCTCTGAACTAAAACTTAGGTGTATATTACCTTGCTTCACGGAGCTCTGGTTTATAACtctttaataattataataatgaaggTGATTATGTTAAAGCAGATACACACATGTATTATGAATTTTAAGGAAATgtaaagcatttgaaaaaaaaaatgtaaaaacaaaaccaattttgATGTATTAAACTTGATGCTTGCTTATCTCAATTTTACTACTATCATAGAGGGTTTCCTTGTTACCTATCTGAGACTTTTTATACATGCATTTTAGAATATCTAATGAATGTACGGTGATTCATTAAATTTTTCTCATTCACAGATTTTACTACAAGCACATGCGTAAAAGATAATCTTAACAAGAAAGAATTTATTGACTGTTACAAAAATGCAACAAAGCAGAGCGGAGAGCAAATGAGCTGCGAgtaagtcatttttttttatcttttccgcctagaataataaaaaaaaacctttctgGAACTCTTTTGACcacatatttttatttgatctttataaTTTAATGTCGAATTATTGGTCTCCGTAAAACTCTGTAACGAAATATCAACTGCGAAAGTGGGTTATTTGAGTTTGAAAAATAGGCCACCAAGTcgaatcatagaaaaaccttgtcacatTTTCTAAATGATCAACAAAAAACATTGcagaatatttgtgttttttgaAATCTAGGTTACGTTGAAACTGGATATCCgacgttaaaaactaggttactaggtcagatTATTAAAGAATTTTGCTCACAGTGTAGACgctacattttttttaatcttcatTAATATTGAAGAATTCGAGTGCAACTTTGAAAAAGGTTTACCCGCGTTAAAAGCTAGACCATTAGGTCAACCCATGGAGAAACCTATTAACATTcaggaggccacattttctatttgattaaCATAAATTAGCCTAAATGGAATCTATGTGAAGTTGCATTACCTGGAGTCTAAAATTAAGTCTTACGAACGCCTTGTTTATACTCTAAACGTGGCTTTTCCTCTGTGATGTCCATAAAATGTTCGCCTCGATAAAATCCAGGGTAATTTTGAACTTTGGTaattctatgtcaaatactttactaagttgaataataataataaacattctAACTGCGGAGGCCGCATTATCTTATTGATCTTTATATTATATTCTCCCGTTATTGATTGGTGTAGTGATACTTGATAGTGACGTAACTTTgcattgtttattttgaataaaacagcACTCAcgcgttcatttttttttacttgattttacatgacGTGGTCTATTTCAGTTCTAAGAGCTAAATAATTTACGCATGTTGGATGACTTGCCGGTCAGTAGTCAAAATATTTTGCCTGAGATTCTTAAgatcagaaatacattttcaggaTAAACCAGAACAGATATTTGTTGATATAGAAAGGTCCTACTGCTAAAATTTAAATATGGattgataaattatattttttatcagaCTAAGTATTGGTAATGAGGTCATTTTGtcgtttatattttttcagtGCTTACAAGGCCGCGTTTCCCTGTGTGACGACAGCGCTTAAAAGCTGCGGGGATAAATATACGAGTTCATTTACGGCAACAACAAACTTCTACCTGGCCGCTACATTTGACGACTGCAAAGTTGTAGTAAAGAAAGAAACAAGTGGTGCCAATGTTTATACCTCTTCATTTTCTACTCTTCTTATCGGCCTTTTCTTGACATTATCTACTTTAGTTGTACTTTAGATGAGATTTATTTTGGTCCAACCTACAAACTGTAAAATGAATCATACAAAAGAGCATTATACCAATTTCTTTCAGAAATAACTTGAAAATAATATACAATGACTCGGTGaaacagcttttttttttgttgtatgaAACATGGtaggaaaatgtattttatacataaacTTCAAAAAGTAAGTTATTTAAGATATATtgtgttcaaaaatatttttttataaaatcggCTTCGGTAATAGTTTCGATTTAAACAATGTAGATAATACAAAGCAGAATAAAACCAATGAAGGGCGTGAATTAATAAAACCAACTAAATACATGTTTGATTCCAACAGTGGAGATCTATCTTTCAttaaaaaacttaacaaaatatacTAAGCTTCTGATAAATGTTAGCTGATTGTTCATATATACTGCAGAATTCTATCAATAtctgtttgttttaaaagaatgGTAGTAAAATCTGTGAAGCCGTATTTCATTTTTAcgcatttttttccctttttagaCTAATTTCTTCACACAGTTGGGATAAATATTAAAACTGTAGTCCTTGATATTGATGTTGAACTgatcagtttttcttacaagcaTCGGAGATTCTTAAATTGCTTAAACTTGACTTGCATGGGAAAAACGCGAGTTCTATATATAATATGCCTAAAATTGAAAAGACTACGTATCTTCTGGGTTATTTTATTGTGGCTGGAGTAGAAAATAATGAGTATTTATTGGAGTGAGAGAAGATGAAGATAGACTGGTCACTGGCGAGAGCAGGATAAAATAAGAATAACAAGCTTCTACTTTATTACGTCTGTGTTTCAACGTACActgtattttaaaatcagacatgTTAAAGCTCGGTGAACTAATACAGAGGTCACGATTTCAATCCCTGGAAGAGATAGACATTGTCAGTGAATTTTACCAGTTTAggtcttcttttttttcattttcaaatcttGTAGGTAACAGTTGTGATGCGTTGAATAATTCTGCTAAATTCAGAAACATTATGTTAACCGACTGCCGGACATACTGTCGAATCTTTATAGAATGTATAGAGCAAGGCTTGTAATCTATTTCGGCGCTTACGTAAGACTCAGTTCCGCAACTGATAGTACCTCAAATACGGCTTGGTCAAGTTTTTTTCTTACTCATACAATTTCATtaagtataataaattatatatgtacGTCCAACTAGTGTTTTCGGCGGTGTATGATAAACGCCTTGTAGGAACAACAAATGGCACTATTATCGTGTAAAACCAAAAAGACAACCTAAATACCCTGTCAACTAAGTGCTGTGTATATTGTATCTCAGGTAGACCATGAGAAAGCCTTTACGTTTATAATGAGGCAAGCCgttcgagaaaaaaaaatctgagtaaGGTCATGTATTTTTACGTTATGGTGGTATTTTGGTGATTTAAGCTGTTGTTATCAATTAGTTTTTTGTGTGGCGGGTGGTTTGTCGTAAATTTTACACTTAGGTCGCTCGGGAAACCGATACAACGTTCATGTTACAGACAAGACGTCAGTACTACATAAAAAGTTACGTTGACACTGTATCAGTTGCCAGATAGTGACTGTGTATCTGATGAGCCAGCCAAACGTCTAAGCTACAAATCACGTGAAATCCATGCACGTGCATATAATCGCGTAGCACAAAAAAACGAGGGCTTTCTTAAATCAACGTACATGGTATTTACGTCCATATTGCTGTACATAGAAACTAAGAAGTCTGTGAATTTCTTTTTTTGCGTGCGCATTTCGGCTGTATTTTTAAACGCTAATGTTTGAATGTCACTTCAATACTTAGGATCGTGAAGGAAGCGATATAGACTTCTATTCGAAATATCCTCCGTCTTTCAAGTGTTCTAATCTGACATCATGCATTAAGTGTTTAAATTTTGTCATGCTTGAATTACTCTATATAAGATCtgtatttatgtgtttatgtataaatattgttGATACTTAATCTTACTGCTTCAGCATGTTGTAACGTAATCGTTTTAGCGTAATAGTACTAGAAATGCAAATTCGATAAAAAAAGAACTCAGCGGGATGCTGTATTTATTGATAACAGAAAACAGAtgtatacaaaatacatgtatgatgctTATAAGTTTATCCTATTATTTTGTACTTAGAACGACGTCTGGTTGTTAAAAAGTACCTCCTTTTATACAACGTGTATATGTTATTGCTTCTTATGGCATTTgccgggggcctccgtggccgagtggttaaggttgctgacttcaaatcacttgcccctcatcgatgtggattcgagcctcactcggggcgttgaattcttcatgtgaggaagccatccagctggcttacggaaggtcggtggttctacccaggtgctcgctcgtgatgaaataatgcacggatgtgcaactggggtctccctccaccatcaaagctgaaaagttgctatatgacctataattgtgtccgtgcaacgttaaacccccaacaacaaaaaatatggcATTTGCCGGGAGCTAAGATGATTTGCTAAAACagcgagtgagtgagtgagtgagtgagtgaaggtttcgatggaggccttgagaaacaaaaatcaaacaacaccaaatcatagaaagaaagagttgtttgacatgaaaattgaacagcatgtaaaacatatatattactttacgaaacaagtgtcagtatactgatataaacattgaattccggaaaagggctgcctaaaggggttccacttccggacagttaaacgcctttaaaaactcaccattttcaaagaacagttacacatgttcgttttgatgcatttgcaatagcgtgtgAGTGGttaaatttcgcataacaagttggaacacagttttcagcaattgtttatctttattgctttacaaatgacattcattttcaaagggagacaaactgttcccgattattttaagtacaaatggcattcattttcaaagggaaacaacttgttcccgattattttaagtacaaatggcattcattttcaaagggaaacaacttgttccgattattttaagtaatctttgagaaaaagttgtctccctttgaaaatgaatgccatttgtaaagacaaaaagataaacaattgctgaaaactatgttccaccttgttacgtgaaatttcaccactcgcacgctattgcaaatgcatcaaaacaaacatgtgtaacagttctttgaaaatgatgagtttttaaaggcgtttaactgtccggaagtggagcccctttaggcagcccttttcgggaattcaatgtttatatcaatatactgacacttgtttcgtaaagtaatatacatgttttacatgctgttcaattttcatgtcatacaactctttctttctatgatttgatgttgtttgatttttgtttcccaaggcctccatcgaaacctgaATGACTGTTCGAAGACACGGAAGTGTTTAAAGTAAATACAAGTAAAAGTGTTGATATTCTAATAGGGTATAGCACTGAATTTATACAACATTATCATTGTGTTcagtttttcctttgataataTCTAAGAATTGTCAGTGCAATTATTactaacagaaatattttcatgCATATACATTGTAATTGTATCACGGTATAAGAATTTTGTCGAGACAAGATTGAATGAGACTGTGATATAGTGCGtattattcgacctggcggggcggagttaatctctgacttatgcaaataacggtaatctcaaaaaaaaaaacgagcaaaatatgtagagcaatataattgtttaattccgtaatcttcggtaaccaacgactaaaattcataatactacataccctgcacaataatgtagtGTACCGTGGCGAAACCACGCcccaccaggtcaaataaaatgcactatacgAAGTGTTAAAGTTCTAACAGAGCCGGACACGAGTATGTAAACGGTAAACTTTGTACGTAAATGACTgaaaaagtgtttgtttgtttgtttttgtttttttttttcaagaagaaaagtgtaagaaattaaaatgtgtcatttaatatatttcattgatgttCTTAGATCTATATTTTAGTTATCTCAGACACAATTTGACAATTTATTACAAACTGTTGAAACACTGGACAGTGAGCTGTATGATGTGGGAAATGAATCCTTTGTTGGGACGATCCACTGTTAATACCACTCACAAATTCAGTACTATCACACAAacgttttcaaagaaaaaaaaagactcaCACCCAATACTAGGAGTGATGTTATGCACTGAATACCTCTAAATGTTTCATCAAGGCAAATCAAAACAAACTCATACACTTGACAAACTATTTGTTCAtacatttgacaaaatatttgttGTATTTGGCCTTTTTAgcaacaatatattttcatttgtattgatAACCAAAAAGAAATCCATAATTCTACTCATGTGCTTCAAATGAAGTTGCTTCGCAATCACTTTGACAGAAACTATGTGTTGTGTTTGGCCGTTTACCTAAAGAAAGaattactgaatgtatgtatgttttttttctgttgagaAATAATAGTATTAAAGTATAACTCAGTAACGAATATCAAGCGTTATTTCCATGATAAAATGTCGACATGTTTTATATGAAAGTTTTAGTACAATTTCTGATCTTAAAACATGTACTAATAGGATAATTGTCAGTGATAACAAATTATAGGGTTTAATAAATAAGATTTGTTAATAATGTCGATGTATCATATAAGTCTTGATGGACAGTTTTACAAAGACGTTACACTCGAGATTTATTAGGATTGGATTGCGTGTTTGCATGTGAGAGGCCataattaatgtgtttttttttgcttgtaATCATAACTTTACTcggcttttaattttatgcatttttttttatctttcagtCAGAAAAAATGTAACTTTACTGTTTAACTTTCGTGTTTTACATTTAAACCTACCCGTCCACATTTTGGGTGAAATctttcataattttcatttccaccaagtttggcatagaatataTAGCTTCtgtctgaaaaatgataaagtgtgtgaaattaaaaaagtaatattggtgaaaatgcaagaagaatttattttttcgCATTATTCAAAAGCGTTGCAAAAGTTAAGTACCTTCTGCGCAATAATTTGAGTTATTTATagaatatcgtgcaaaaatcttatgtcaataagtttgtaccactagttaCTTCCGAGtattcactttttatggatttttttgagaaattatttttcacctaaTACGTTCCTTTAAATCAATGTTTACAGTTGTATTTCACAACTGATTATGGGGGTTTTGTATTAATTGAAGTATGCTATTTCTGGTAAAATTTTGTAACTCTAAGTCTAACATGTCTTATAAATTTACGATTtgtaactttaaatcttacaaatatttattatgtttatcaCAGTTCCAAGAGAGAAAACAGGAATagtaaaatctttttttagtGGAAATTTTGCttggaaaaatatatggtattGATGACAGAATTAATCTATGAGACAGTTTTCAAGGCAGCCTCATTGGCTCGAAAACAAGAATTAATGATAAGTCTTCCTGGTTTTGAATGACTGAGTCTAGTGTGACAAATCTCTAGTGTTTCTACGTAAAGTTTTATTATTTCTGGCTAAGTGTACGTATATTTTTTGGTCATTTTATGTAACTCATATATTAACATATTCTCGAactttgatataaataaaatcttttacaaAATGAGTGTTTGTCATTTTTAAATCTTATCTTCGAAATCATGTTAATGTGAGCTAAAACAGCATATAAAGGAAGacagtgaggcaccgccttggaacggtgaGTGGCAAAGCCACCACTGGGAAGCACAAACCTGTTTATTGCTTGCATCTAACACAACCTTACCCTTATCATGTTCTACAGTCTCGTCTCAGGACAGTGCAGATAAGAGATATACCCACATTATTATGAAGTTGGGAATGACGAAACAATGCTGTTTTTATCCTTTAAACTGGTGCTGACAAGGGGGCAACTTTTTCATTTGAGAATTCCCATGCGTAGTTTTACTGTGTCAAGAAGTATACTGAGCTAATGCTTGAACTGCTTCTCACTAAACCACATCGAACGGATTGATCTTTTTCTAGCTCTTCGGTCATTAATCGTCCGTCTGCGCAAACCCACTTTGCACAGCTACCTATTTGTCTATGTACACTCACTTCAGTATCATCTACAGTCAACGAACTGTGTCGTCATATATCTATATGTGCCATACATCTGTCTGTGTCATACATCTATCTGTACCATGCATCTATCTATGCCACACGTATATCTGTACCATACATCTATCTGTACAACACATCTATCTGTACCATACATCTATCTGTGCCACTTTTTTTATCTATGACACACATCTACCTGTTCCATACATCTATCTGTGTCATAGATCTACCTGTACCATAATTCTATCTGTGTCACGCATCTGCCTGTACCATGCATCTATCTGTGCCATACATCTATCTATGCCACACATCTATCTGTACTACACTTTTACCTGTACCATACATCTGTCTGTGCCATACATATTCCTGTACCACACATCTATCTGTACCACACATCTGTATGTACCGCACATCTATCTGTAACATACATCTGTCTGTACCATACATCTACCTGTACCACACATCTATCTGCAACGTACATCTATCTGTACAATACGTATATCTGTGCCATACATACATCTATCTATGCCGTACATCTATCTGTGCCATACATATCATCTATCTGTGCCTCACATTTACATCTACCACACATCTATCTGTGCCATACATATCATCTATCTGTACCTCACATCTACATGTACCACACATCTATCTGTGCCATACATATATCTATCTATGTCGTACATCTATCTGCGTCATACATATCATCTATCTGTACCTCACATCTACATGTACCACACATCTATCTGTGCCATACATATCATCTATCTGTACCTCACATCTACATGTACCGCACATATATCTGTGCCATACATATATCTATCTATGTCGTACATCTATCTGCGCCATACATATCATCTATCTGTACCTCACATCTACATGTACCACACATATATCTGTGCCATACATATATCTATCTATGTCGTACATCTATCTGCGCCATACATATCATCTATCTGTACCTCATATCTACATGTACCACACATATATCTGTGTCATACATATCATCTATCTGTACCTCACATCTACATGTACCACACATCTATCTGTGTCATACATATATCTATCTATGTCGTACATCTATCTGCGCCATACATATCATCTATCTGTACCTCACATCTACATGTACCACATGTAAGGGACTCGGGATTCTTACTCATACACAAGCGAGATATGCGGcttctatcatttattttctgacaattatgTGCATCTCCATAAATGCCGTAGATGCCGTAAATGCCGATTCtctacaataaatttaaaaacagatattcaaacaaacgtacaagaaatttatacaaaacagcattcatacaaacattcaaaaattacatttaataaaaataataaatcaattcTTTACTGCAAAAATGGacgttttaaataataacaatatttacttaatgataacaattatttctgaataaaaaatacaaaaccttACCAACTTTAGTATCTCAAATACATTTACTTAAACAAAGTAAATTTCATCCAAGCTCCTTAACTCACGTTTAAACTATAACAAAACTAACGGGCGGAAACGACGTCAGACGTATACTGGACGTCACGTACAAATTGACGCCAAACGTCACATTTAGCGCCAtgaataaaacaatagataaaatttaatattcagaACGTTAGGTTCTTACAGTCCCCGCCATGAAATTacttaaatttcatcaaatacatgtacttttgttAGCAACTCttagaaataaaacatgtctatatactgattcataaaataaaaacaacaaaaaacatatccTTATTGCCAATTAAAATTCCATTAGCGTTACATGTGTCTTTATACATGTGGAAACAGCTTACAGTAGAAGCCTAAAGTTTAAtagatataaacaaaaaatatcattgttttacaAGTCACAATTATCTGAGTACCTACTTAATAGTATATACGTAAAGCGTAATCCGAGTTATTGACTGTAAACATTACTGTGAACTCTCTAACAGACATAGTCTAGTGATAGGTTTAACTGATTCTGAATTGCGAGTCCTCACCCCACAGCTACGTACATGCCCATCCCGACCAATATATAGTTTGGTAACTCTGCCTAGCGGCCACTGCCCTCTTGGTACGTTGTAATCAGCAACAAGTACGACATCGCCTTCACGTAGATCAGTTTTCACTCTATGCCATTTATGACGTATCTGGAGTTTAGGTAAGTACTCACGAATCCATCTTCGCCAGAATACATCGGACAAGTATTGTATTTGTCTCCACCATCGTTTAGAGTACGTATCAGTTTTCTTGAAATTTCCTCTGGGCATGCTTGAATTGGCTTTAAACAATAGTAACATGTTAGGTGTAAGTGCCATAGGATCATTTGGATCATTACTCACTTGTGTTACCGGTCGATCATTCATTATTCTCTCAGCTTCCGCCATTAACGTCACCAGTTTTTCTTCTGTGAGTAGTTGCTCTCTAGCGATAGCCTTTAAAATAGAACGCGTTGACCGAATCAGTCTCTCCCAAGCACCGCCCCTATGGCTGGCATATGGAGGGTTGAAGTGCCATTCAATTTCATGTTGAACCATGTATTGTCCTATTTTTGACTGGTTCCATTCTTGTATTGATTGTTTTAGTTCTCTGTCACCGCTTACAAGATTCGATCCGTTGTCGCTGAATACCTTTTCAGGAATCCCACGTCGGCTGGTGAAACGCTGAAAGGCTGCGATAAATGAATCTGTTGTCAGACTATAGGCAATTTCAATGTGAACTGCTCTAGTTGCTAAACAAGTTAATAGACAACCATATCTTTTCGTATGTGAGCGTCCCGACTTAACTAACAGTGGACCGAAGTAATCTACGCCTATGTAGGTAAATGGTGGTTTGTCTGGAGTGGTTTGTTCTGAAACAAGTGGGGCCATCTGTTGTGTCATTAGTGGACTGTGTTGTCGTCTGCATATAAAACAATTCCCTATTGTCTTTTTTACCGAACTGGATCCATGTAGTATCCAATACTTTTCCCGCGTAGCTGCAAGCACCTGCTGAGTTCCCACGTGACCATTGATGTTGTGGTAATGACTAACTATTAGCGtagtcacgtgatgtttgctggGTAGAATAACCGGATATTCTTGGAGATTCTCCCGTCTCACTCTCCCATGTACTCGTATGAGACCGTCATGTAATATTGGATTCAAAGATTCGATTCTACTATCTTTCTTCACTGGATTATCCATTCTCAGTGCTGAGAGTTCTTCAGAAAAGTGTCCTTTCTGTGCACATTTTAATATGTCTCGTGTGGCGTTCCGTACTTCTATTACTGTAATATCGCCTGTGAGTACTTGTACGTCATGTTTTAGATAACGATATCTGcaataagttttaaatctttgcagCCATACGAATGCTCGTTGTAGTTTGATCAAATCGGAGTAACGCATTATAATTCTGTCAATTTCTGTATCTGTCGTTGTACTATTTATTACAGCTTCCTTCTTTACTTCCGTGTCATCATCTGCTAATTCCGGCACACGGCTATGGGCAGGCCAAGCAGTTGGATCTTGAAGAAGGAATTTAGGACCCGTAAGCCATGTTTGTAGTCTTTGTGTATCACTTTGGTCGATACCTCTAGACGCAATGTCGGCGGGATTCGTACCGGAA is a window from the Mercenaria mercenaria strain notata chromosome 7, MADL_Memer_1, whole genome shotgun sequence genome containing:
- the LOC123556024 gene encoding uncharacterized protein LOC123556024, which codes for MFSDGSELGYGACAYLRMVDEDDRVMCSLVLGKSRLAPMKQISIPRLELSGAVVACRMYAMLSEDLDMKIDQAVFWTYSTILLGYINNASRRFKTFVGNRLSVIHETTSPDQWRHVDSGTNPADIASRGIDQSDTQRLQTWLTGPKFLLQDPTAWPAHSRVPELADDDTEVKKEAVINSTTTDTEIDRIIMRYSDLIKLQRAFVWLQRFKTYCRYRYLKHDVQVLTGDITVIEVRNATRDILKCAQKGHFSEELSALRMDNPVKKDSRIESLNPILHDGLIRVHGRVRRENLQEYPVILPSKHHVTTLIVSHYHNINGHVGTQQVLAATREKYWILHGSSSVKKTIGNCFICRRQHSPLMTQQMAPLVSEQTTPDKPPFTYIGVDYFGPLLVKSGRSHTKRYGCLLTCLATRAVHIEIAYSLTTDSFIAAFQRFTSRRGIPEKVFSDNGSNLVSGDRELKQSIQEWNQSKIGQYMVQHEIEWHFNPPYASHRGGAWERLIRSTRSILKAIAREQLLTEEKLVTLMAEAERIMNDRPVTQVSNDPNDPMALTPNMLLLFKANSSMPRGNFKKTDTYSKRWWRQIQYLSDVFWRRWIREYLPKLQIRHKWHRVKTDLREGDVVLVADYNVPRGQWPLGRVTKLYIGRDGHVRSCGVRTRNSESVKPITRLCLLESSQ